The following coding sequences are from one Comamonas koreensis window:
- the gltS gene encoding sodium/glutamate symporter encodes MHLSFSAYYTLIFAVLVLLLGKWLTRHIRFLRDFNIPEPVSGGLVVAALIFALHQATGLTLAFATGMQTSFMLVFFSSIGLSANFAKLREGGMGLVVFLGVIVAFIFVQNGVGVGLATLLGLDPLIGLVAGSITLLGGHGTAGAWGSVLENQYGLSGATALGIACATFGLVIGGLLGGPLAKRLITRHQLAQPRTLAEKEVSEHTPGNDSSQVANFETPNTAPRLITAEAAIETLALFAGCLAFAEFMTSATQGTMLQLPTFVWALGGGVVIRNVLDYGFGFKVFDRAIDVFGNAGLSIYLAIALLSLKLWELADLAGPLMLILAVQTVALALFAVFITFRTMGRNYDAAVLAAGHCGFGMGATPTAVANMQAITSQYGPSHKAFLIVPLVGAFFIDIINAFVLQLMIAWLR; translated from the coding sequence TTGCATCTGAGTTTCAGTGCTTACTACACCCTGATCTTTGCCGTCCTCGTGCTCTTGCTGGGCAAGTGGCTGACGCGGCACATCCGCTTCCTGCGCGACTTCAACATCCCCGAGCCCGTTTCCGGCGGCCTGGTGGTGGCCGCCCTTATCTTTGCGCTGCACCAGGCCACCGGCCTGACCCTGGCCTTTGCCACCGGCATGCAGACCAGCTTCATGCTGGTGTTCTTCTCGTCGATCGGGCTGAGCGCCAACTTTGCCAAGCTGCGCGAAGGCGGCATGGGCCTGGTGGTGTTTCTGGGCGTCATCGTCGCCTTTATCTTTGTGCAAAACGGTGTCGGCGTGGGCCTGGCCACCTTGCTGGGGCTGGATCCGCTCATTGGCCTGGTCGCGGGCTCGATCACCTTGCTGGGCGGCCACGGCACCGCTGGCGCCTGGGGCTCGGTGCTGGAGAACCAATACGGCCTGAGCGGCGCCACCGCGCTGGGCATTGCCTGCGCCACCTTTGGCCTGGTCATCGGCGGCCTGCTGGGCGGCCCTCTGGCCAAGCGCCTGATCACGCGCCACCAGCTGGCCCAGCCACGCACGCTGGCTGAAAAGGAAGTGAGTGAGCACACCCCAGGCAACGACAGCAGCCAGGTCGCCAATTTCGAGACGCCCAATACCGCCCCGCGCCTGATCACCGCCGAGGCCGCCATCGAGACCCTGGCGCTGTTTGCCGGCTGCCTGGCCTTTGCCGAGTTCATGACCAGCGCCACCCAGGGCACGATGCTGCAGCTGCCCACCTTTGTCTGGGCGCTGGGCGGCGGCGTGGTGATCCGCAATGTGCTCGACTACGGCTTTGGCTTCAAGGTGTTTGACCGTGCCATCGACGTGTTCGGCAACGCCGGCCTGTCGATCTACCTGGCCATTGCGCTGCTGTCGCTCAAGCTCTGGGAGCTGGCCGATCTGGCCGGGCCGCTGATGCTCATCCTGGCGGTGCAGACCGTGGCGCTGGCGCTGTTTGCCGTCTTCATCACCTTCCGCACGATGGGCCGCAACTACGACGCCGCCGTGCTGGCCGCCGGCCACTGCGGCTTTGGCATGGGCGCCACGCCGACGGCTGTGGCCAATATGCAGGCCATCACCAGCCAGTACGGGCCCTCGCACAAGGCCTTCCTGATCGTGCCGCTGGTAGGTGCGTTCTTTATCGACATCATCAATGCCTTTGTGCTGCAGCTGATGATTGCCTGGTTGCGCTAA
- a CDS encoding PACE efflux transporter: MSVQKIHNSPWSLQGPMRRVVYVALYEAIAIVAATAGLSALSGQGAAHSGVVAAASSAIAILWNVVWNHLFERWEATQPTRGRGLGRRIAHALGMEGGLVFMLVPLFAWWFEVSLWDALVMDIGLLLFFLVYTFVFNWSFDRLFGLPQSAQ, encoded by the coding sequence ATGTCAGTTCAAAAAATACACAACAGCCCTTGGTCGCTGCAGGGGCCGATGCGGCGCGTGGTCTATGTGGCCCTGTACGAGGCCATCGCCATCGTGGCCGCCACGGCAGGCCTGTCGGCTCTGTCGGGCCAGGGCGCTGCGCACTCCGGTGTCGTAGCCGCCGCCTCGTCGGCCATCGCCATTCTGTGGAACGTGGTCTGGAACCACCTGTTCGAGCGCTGGGAAGCTACCCAACCCACCCGTGGGCGCGGGCTGGGCCGCCGCATTGCGCATGCGCTGGGCATGGAAGGCGGTCTCGTCTTCATGCTCGTGCCGCTGTTTGCCTGGTGGTTCGAGGTCAGCCTCTGGGATGCGCTGGTGATGGACATCGGCCTGCTGCTGTTCTTCCTGGTCTACACCTTTGTCTTCAACTGGTCGTTTGACCGCCTGTTTGGCCTGCCGCAATCGGCACAGTAG